In a single window of the Desulfatirhabdium butyrativorans DSM 18734 genome:
- a CDS encoding NADH-quinone oxidoreductase subunit A: MHPVSATFLSPWEPGIFSLIVYACLIAALVGALLFLSAWLGERKPSIEKYRPYESGIIPTGSARLRYPVLFYRVAIFFLLFDVEAAFIFAWALVCRKLGWVGWFAMSFFILVLLLGLVYIWIKGGLEWGPGQTETSIES; encoded by the coding sequence ATGCATCCTGTTTCCGCCACATTCCTTTCCCCGTGGGAGCCGGGCATCTTCAGCCTGATCGTATACGCCTGCCTCATCGCGGCGCTGGTCGGTGCGCTGCTCTTTCTCTCCGCCTGGCTGGGAGAGCGCAAACCGAGCATCGAAAAATACAGGCCTTATGAAAGCGGCATCATCCCGACGGGTTCGGCCAGATTGCGCTATCCGGTTCTCTTTTACCGGGTAGCTATTTTCTTTCTGCTCTTCGATGTCGAGGCCGCATTCATCTTCGCCTGGGCGCTGGTCTGCCGAAAGCTGGGATGGGTTGGCTGGTTTGCCATGTCGTTTTTCATCCTCGTGCTGCTTCTGGGGCTTGTCTACATCTGGATCAAGGGAGGACTCGAGTGGGGCCCGGGCCAAACCGAAACATCAATCGAATCCTGA
- a CDS encoding DNA-3-methyladenine glycosylase I, giving the protein MNDFHAQKRCPWVDLSKPDYVHYHDTEWGVPVHDDRKFFEFLILESAQAGLSWYTILSRRNHYRQAFAQWDPNRVARFNEDDIERLMTDCGIIRNRKKIQAAIQNARAFLKIQETFGSFDAYIWRFVDGKPIVNTLHTMADYPVTSPEARALSRDMRQRGFGFFGPIICYAHMQATGMVLDHTMDCYRRREILQTDCIGTSSLKGNPD; this is encoded by the coding sequence ATGAACGATTTTCATGCACAAAAACGATGCCCCTGGGTGGATTTGTCCAAACCGGATTATGTGCACTACCACGATACCGAATGGGGGGTTCCCGTCCATGACGACCGGAAATTCTTTGAATTTCTGATCCTCGAATCGGCTCAGGCCGGACTTTCCTGGTACACCATCCTGTCCCGGCGAAACCATTACCGGCAAGCCTTCGCCCAATGGGATCCGAACCGGGTGGCCCGGTTCAACGAAGACGACATCGAGCGGCTGATGACCGATTGCGGCATCATTCGAAACCGGAAGAAGATCCAGGCCGCCATCCAGAACGCCAGGGCGTTTCTGAAGATTCAGGAAACGTTCGGCTCCTTCGACGCCTACATCTGGCGCTTCGTAGACGGCAAGCCCATTGTCAACACCCTGCACACCATGGCCGACTACCCGGTCACCAGCCCGGAAGCCAGGGCGTTGAGCAGGGACATGCGCCAGAGGGGTTTCGGGTTTTTCGGGCCGATCATCTGCTATGCCCACATGCAGGCCACCGGCATGGTTCTGGATCACACAATGGATTGTTATCGAAGGCGGGAAATTCTCCAGACAGACTGCATCGGAACATCGTCTCTGAAGGGAAACCCCGATTAG
- the asnS gene encoding asparagine--tRNA ligase, whose protein sequence is MKRTRIASLLASEKPIEDVCLMGWIRTRRDAKGFSFIELNDGSCLKNIQVIAAGELPEYERVLACGTGSALRVTGNLAVSPAKGQRWEVHAKSIAVLGQAPETYPLQKKRHTDEFLRTIAHLRPRTNKYGAMFRIRSEVALAIHRFFRDRGFRYVNTPIITGSDCEGAGEMFRVATQKAQGQVDGIQPEFFGQEAYLTVSGQLSAEMLALALGDVYTFGPTFRAENSNTRRHAAEFWMLEPEMAFADLSDNMELGESLITYLVRHVLDDCSEDIGLFAQYVEKELMKQLERIVSAPFARITYTEAIDLLQRSGRSFDYAPSWGIDLQTEHERFLTETHFGGPVIVTGYPRGIKPFYMRVNDDGNTVAAMDILVPGIGEIVGGSQREERLDVLEGRMRELGMNMDAYWWYLDSRRFGSVPHCGFGMGFERVLMMLTGVGNIRDVIPFPRTPGSIAF, encoded by the coding sequence ATGAAACGAACCCGAATTGCAAGCCTTCTTGCCTCCGAAAAACCGATCGAGGATGTATGTCTGATGGGATGGATCAGGACACGCCGGGATGCCAAGGGCTTTTCCTTCATCGAACTCAACGACGGCAGTTGCCTGAAAAATATTCAGGTCATTGCTGCCGGTGAACTTCCGGAATACGAACGTGTTCTGGCATGCGGCACGGGAAGCGCGCTCCGGGTCACCGGAAATCTGGCCGTATCTCCGGCCAAGGGTCAGCGATGGGAAGTCCATGCCAAATCGATTGCCGTGCTGGGTCAGGCTCCCGAGACCTACCCGCTTCAGAAAAAACGGCATACCGATGAATTCCTGCGCACCATTGCGCATTTGAGGCCCAGGACCAACAAGTATGGTGCCATGTTCCGGATCCGATCCGAAGTGGCTCTCGCCATCCACCGGTTTTTCCGGGATCGGGGTTTCCGATACGTGAATACCCCCATCATCACGGGATCGGACTGCGAGGGTGCGGGTGAAATGTTTCGGGTGGCGACCCAAAAGGCGCAGGGACAAGTGGACGGCATTCAGCCGGAATTCTTCGGCCAGGAAGCCTACCTGACGGTATCGGGGCAGCTTTCCGCCGAAATGCTCGCCCTCGCCCTGGGGGATGTCTATACTTTCGGGCCGACGTTCCGGGCGGAAAATTCCAACACGAGGCGCCATGCGGCGGAATTCTGGATGCTCGAGCCTGAAATGGCGTTTGCCGATCTGTCGGACAATATGGAACTTGGCGAGAGCCTGATCACCTATCTGGTGCGCCATGTGCTGGATGATTGCAGCGAGGATATCGGGCTGTTCGCCCAATATGTCGAAAAGGAGCTGATGAAACAGCTCGAGCGGATCGTCTCGGCGCCCTTTGCCAGGATCACCTATACGGAGGCCATCGATCTGCTGCAGCGTTCGGGCCGATCCTTCGATTATGCGCCATCCTGGGGCATCGATCTGCAGACCGAGCACGAGCGGTTTTTAACGGAGACGCATTTTGGCGGGCCTGTCATCGTCACCGGCTATCCAAGGGGCATCAAGCCGTTTTACATGCGTGTCAACGACGACGGCAACACGGTGGCCGCCATGGATATTCTGGTGCCCGGTATCGGGGAGATCGTCGGAGGAAGCCAGCGCGAGGAGCGGCTCGATGTGCTGGAGGGTCGGATGCGGGAGCTCGGCATGAACATGGATGCCTACTGGTGGTATCTGGATTCCCGGCGTTTCGGAAGTGTGCCGCACTGCGGTTTCGGCATGGGCTTCGAGCGGGTGCTCATGATGCTGACCGGCGTGGGCAACATCCGGGATGTCATCCCCTTTCCCCGGACGCCGGGAAGCATTGCGTTTTGA
- a CDS encoding DUF4160 domain-containing protein, translating to MPTICMFYGILVSMLYDDNVRHHSPHIHVRYAGEKAAVSIEDGIVLAGSLPSRQLKMVQAWIEIHKDELYAD from the coding sequence ATGCCGACAATCTGCATGTTTTATGGAATTTTGGTTTCAATGCTGTATGACGACAACGTTCGTCACCATTCACCTCATATCCATGTCAGGTATGCAGGTGAAAAAGCCGCTGTATCCATCGAAGACGGCATCGTTCTGGCGGGCAGCCTTCCCTCTCGTCAGTTGAAGATGGTCCAGGCATGGATTGAAATCCATAAGGATGAGCTCTATGCCGATTGA
- a CDS encoding DUF2442 domain-containing protein, with protein sequence MAILLDVVSVRATRDYMLYLEFENGEKKMFDMTSLMDKRPFVRLKGSPLFLAARVAYGTVCWPGNIDIAPETLYDLSVPLIEAESSIRLQPSDTHLPGFPETGAPKA encoded by the coding sequence ATGGCGATTCTGCTGGATGTTGTATCGGTTCGTGCGACACGGGACTATATGCTTTATCTCGAATTCGAGAACGGTGAAAAAAAAATGTTCGACATGACATCCCTGATGGACAAGCGTCCTTTTGTTCGGCTGAAGGGTTCCCCGCTTTTTTTGGCGGCACGGGTGGCATATGGGACTGTCTGCTGGCCTGGAAATATCGATATCGCGCCGGAAACCCTGTATGACCTCTCTGTTCCTCTGATTGAGGCTGAATCCAGTATCAGATTGCAGCCTTCGGACACCCATCTCCCAGGCTTCCCAGAAACCGGAGCGCCAAAAGCGTGA